In one window of Polaromonas naphthalenivorans CJ2 DNA:
- a CDS encoding dicarboxylate/amino acid:cation symporter has product MTTSAPTEKLPLYRSLYFQVVCAVIAGVALGYFYPSVGESMKPLGDGFIKLIKMMIAPIIFCTVVVGIAGMEDMKKVGKTGGLALLYFEVVSTFALIIGLLLVNLFQPGAGMNIDAATLDTKSIAAYTGPGKMVSTTDFILNVIPTAFVDAFAKGEILQVLLLAILFGFALHRFGGRGTLVFDMIEKSSHVLFTIVGFIMKVAPIGAFGAMAFTIGKYGVGSLFSLGKLMGAFYLTCLIFIFGVLGAIARIHGFSVWKFIKYIKEELLIVLGTSSSESVLPRMMEKMENLGAKKTTVGLVIPTGYSFNLDGTSIYLTMAAVFIAQATNTPMTLMQEITLLGVLLLTSKGAAGVTGSGFIVLAATLSAVGTVPVAGLALILGIDRFMSEARALTNLIGNGVATLVVAKWTNELDMERLQAGLNNETWEEAQEPERVLDKKTEHMPVSAMSDAG; this is encoded by the coding sequence ATGACCACGTCAGCACCCACCGAAAAACTGCCGCTCTACCGTTCCCTGTACTTTCAGGTGGTGTGCGCGGTCATTGCCGGCGTCGCCCTGGGCTACTTTTACCCGAGCGTGGGCGAGAGCATGAAGCCACTGGGCGACGGCTTCATCAAGCTCATCAAGATGATGATCGCACCGATTATTTTCTGCACCGTGGTGGTCGGCATTGCCGGCATGGAGGACATGAAAAAAGTCGGCAAGACCGGGGGCCTGGCGCTGCTGTATTTTGAAGTGGTCAGCACCTTCGCGCTGATCATCGGCCTGTTGCTGGTCAACCTGTTCCAGCCCGGCGCCGGCATGAACATCGATGCGGCCACGCTGGACACCAAATCGATTGCCGCCTATACCGGACCGGGCAAGATGGTCAGCACCACTGACTTCATCCTGAACGTCATCCCGACCGCGTTTGTCGATGCCTTTGCCAAGGGCGAGATTTTGCAGGTGCTGCTGCTGGCCATTTTGTTCGGCTTTGCGCTGCACCGCTTCGGCGGCCGGGGCACGCTGGTGTTCGACATGATTGAAAAATCATCGCATGTGCTGTTCACCATCGTCGGCTTCATCATGAAGGTGGCGCCCATCGGTGCGTTTGGCGCCATGGCCTTCACGATTGGCAAGTACGGCGTCGGCTCGCTGTTTTCGCTCGGCAAGCTGATGGGCGCGTTCTACCTGACCTGCCTGATTTTCATCTTTGGCGTGCTGGGCGCCATTGCGCGCATCCACGGCTTCAGCGTCTGGAAGTTCATCAAGTACATCAAGGAAGAACTGCTGATCGTGCTGGGCACTTCGTCGTCGGAGTCGGTGCTGCCGCGCATGATGGAAAAGATGGAAAACCTGGGCGCCAAAAAGACCACCGTGGGCCTGGTGATTCCCACCGGCTATTCGTTCAACCTCGACGGCACGTCGATTTACCTGACGATGGCGGCGGTCTTCATCGCGCAGGCCACCAACACGCCGATGACGCTGATGCAGGAAATCACGCTGCTGGGTGTCTTGCTGCTGACCTCAAAAGGCGCTGCGGGCGTGACGGGCAGCGGATTCATCGTGCTGGCAGCCACGCTGTCGGCCGTGGGCACCGTGCCGGTGGCCGGTCTGGCCTTGATTCTGGGCATAGACCGCTTCATGTCGGAAGCGCGCGCGCTGACCAACCTGATCGGCAATGGCGTGGCCACGCTGGTCGTGGCCAAGTGGACCAACGAGCTGGACATGGAGCGGCTCCAGGCCGGCCTGAACAACGAGACGTGGGAAGAAGCCCAGGAACCGGAAAGGGTGCTGGACAAAAAAACGGAGCACATGCCCGTCTCCGCCATGAGTGATGCTGGCTGA